In Pseudoclavibacter sp. Marseille-Q3772, the sequence GACGGCCAGGCCTGACCGGTGAGCAATCCCCCGCTTTCCGGGTGGCCAACGGCGGGAGAATCCCGCGCCGGGCGCGAATCCGCCGGTTTCCACCCAATACCCGCTGATTTCGGGATTCTTACGCCACGCACCACAAACAACAGGGCCCCTCAACCGAAGTTGAGGGGCCCTGTATCTTGGCGCTAAGTGCCAAGGACCCCTAGTTGACGGGCCCGTGTCGAGGTCAACGGAGCAGGTCAGCCATGCGGTTGAAGCTCCAGTCCATGCCCTCGGCCATGCCGGTGGCGTAGGCCTGATCACGGATCTCGGCCGAGGCGAACTCCATCGTGCCGAGCATGACGGTCGTACCGTCGCGCTCGATGAACTCAATTGCTGAGCGAGTCGGCGAGTCGACGCCGTCCATATACTCGTCCGCAACCAGCCGCGTGGGTGGGGTGGCCTCAATCACTTCGCCTCGGATGGAGAGCTCTTGGCCACCGTCGAGTCGCCACACCCAGAGGTAACTGCCACCGTCGCGGATGTCCATCTCGCAGGTGATGAACTCGCCGTACCCGAGCCACTGGCGCACGAGTTCTGGCTCGGTGTAGGCCGCCCACACGCGGTCAACGGATGCGTTGAACTCGCGCTCATAGGCGATGGTGGTGTCGGTCGGTTTTGAGAATGTCGTTTCCATTAGCGTGTCCCTTCAGAGGTATCGGAGTCATCGTTAAGCCGGTTAAGGAGGGAGTCGAGCCTGGCGTGGTTCGCCGACATGTTGAGCTCGAACTGCGAAACGAACTCCAGCGCCTGCAAGAGTGGCGCCGGTTCGAGTGCACTGTGGATGCGTTGGCCGCTACGCTCGCGCCGAATCAGACCGGCATGCTCCAACACTTTGAGGTGTTTGGAGATGGCCGGCTGCGACAGCGTCGAACGCGCAACCAATTCGGTGACGGTGGCCGGTCGAGCACGCAGTGACGACAGGATCATTCGCCGCGTTGGGTCGGCCAACGCGGCGAAGATCCGGTCGAGTTCGTCATCCTGCATTCGAGCCAATTTAGATCACCTTTCGGTTATATAACCACTAGGAAATATACAGGCTGCCGGTTGGACCTGCAAGCCTGGGCGGGCGTGTGCCTGCATTCCAGGCCGAACAACGGCGAGAGAATCCCGCGCCGGACGCCAATCGGCCTATTTACACTCGAAACCCACTGATTCCGTGATTCTTACGCCACACACCACAAACAACAGGGCCCCTCAACCGAAGTTGAGGGGCCCAGGCAGAGAGGGGTTAGCGTGCGGCCGAACCCTCGGTGTAGTCCTCGTCCTGTGCGCGCCATGCAAAGAGCTTGCGCAGCTCGCGACCGGTGGTCTCGATCGGGTGCGACTCGCCCTGCTCGCGCAGCTTCTTGAACTCGGGAGCGCCCGCATCCTGATCGTCGATGAAACGCTTCGCGAAGGCACCCGACTGGATGTCGTCGAGCACAGCCTTCATGTTCTGCTTCACGTGGTCGTCAATAACGCGCGGACCGGACACGTAGTCACCGAACTCGGCGGTGTCCGAGATGCTCCAGCGCTGCTTCGAAATGCCGCCCTCCCAGATGAGGTCAACAATGAGCTTCAGCTCGTGCAGCACCTCAAAGTAGGCGATCTCCGGCTGGTAGCCGGCCTCAACGAGGGTTTCGAAACCGGCCTGGATGAGTCGCGACGTACCACCGCACAGCACGGCCTGCTCGCCGAAGAGGTCGGTCTCGGTCTCTTCCTTGAAGGTGGTCTTGATACCGCCGGCACGCAGAGCGCCGAGCGCCTTCGCGTAACTCCAGGTGGTCTCCCAAGCCTTACCGGTGGCGTCAACCTCAACGGCGCCGATGACCGGCACACCACGACCAGCTTCGTACTCACGGCGAACCGTGTGGCCCGGCCCCTTCGGGGCAACCATGATGACGTCAACACCCTCGGGAGCAGTGATGTAGCCGAAGCGGATGTTGAAGCCGTGCGCGAAGGCCAGGGTCTTACCCGGGGTGAGCTTCGGCTCGATTTCGTTCTTGTAGATCGTGCGCTGAACCTGGTCTGGAGCCAGGATCATAATGAGGTCTGCCCACTCGGCTGCGTCGGCATTGCTGAGGACCTTGAAGCCTGCTTCTTCAGCCTTGGCGGTCGACTTCGAGCCTTCACGAAGGGCAATAACGACCTCAACACCCGAGTCGCGTAGGTTCATCGCGTGGGCGTGGCCCTGTGAGCCGTAGCCGACGATGGCGACCTTCTTACCCTGGATGATCGAAAGGTCAGCGTCGTTGTCATAAATGATCTCAGCCATGCGTGAGGTTCTCCTTATGTTGGGGGCGAGTTTGGTCTGGATGGGGTGTAACCGTTAGCGCTGGACGCGTTCGGTGATCGAGCGCGGTCCGCGGCCGATCGCAATTAGGCCGGATTGCACCAGTTCGCGAATGCCGTACGGTTCCAGCATGTTCAATAGCGCCTGAACTTTGCCCGAGTCTCCCGTCGTCTCAATCACGAGGGAGTCTTGGGCAACGTCGACGACACGGGCTCGGAAGAGATTGACCGCTTCGATCACCTCAGAGCGAGTCTGCTTATCGACCCGGACCTTCACGAGCACGTGTTCGCGTTCAACCGCCTGCTCGGGCTCGAGCTCAACGATCTTGATTACATTCACGAGCTTGTTGAGCTGTTTGGTCACCTGCTCGAGCGGGAATTCATCAACGCTGACCACCACGGTCATCCGCGACAGGCCAGGCACTTCGCTGGCGCCGACAGCAAGCGAATCAATATTGAAGCCACGGCGAGCGAACAGGCCAGCCACGCGAGTGAGCAAACCGGGCTTGTCTTCTACGAGCAGCGAAAGGATGTGTCGTGACATGTCTTACTCCCCCTCGTATGCCGGACTGTGGTCGCGTGCGTACTGCACTTCACTATTCGAGACACCCTGCGGAACCATCGGCCACACCATCGAATCCGCAGAGACAACGAAATCAATCACCACGGGACGATCGTTGATCTCACGCGCCTGCTGAATGGCCGCATCCACCTCTTGCGGAGAGGTGACGCGAATGCCAACCGCGCCATAGGCTTCGGCGAGTTTTACGAAGTCTGGGATGCGGCGGGACTCGTGTCCGGTGTGCAGGTGCGTATGCGAGTAGCGACCGTCATAGAACAGGGTCTGCCACTGGCGCACCATCCCCAGCGATGAGTTATTAATCACTGCAACTTTGATCGGAATATCCGACACCATGCAGGTGGCGAGCTCCTGGTTGGTCATCTGGAAGCAGCCGTCACCGTCAATTGCCCAGACCTCGCGGTCGGGACAGGCGACCTTCGCGCCCATGGCTGCGGGCACCGAGTAGCCCATCGTGCCGGCGCCACCGGAGGTGAGGAAGGAGTTCGGTTGGTTAAGCGGCAGAAACTGCGCAGACCACATCTGGTGCTGCCCAACACCCGTTGCGAACACGGCGTCTTCGGGCGCAAGCGCACCGAGCCGTTCGATGATGTACTGCGGAGCGAGCAGTCCGTCATCGGTCTGGGTGTAGCCACGCGGGAAGGTTTCCCGCAGTTTGTTCAAGCGTTGCCACCACTGATCGATCTCGGGCTTGGGCTCGTCCGCTTCGCGCAGTGCGTCAATGATGTCGGTGAGAACCACCTTTGCGTCGCCCACAATGGGCACATCGGCGTGGCGAATCTTTGAGATCTCGGCCGGGTCGATGTCGATGTGTACGACACGGGCATCCGGCGCGAACAGGTCGGCCTTACCGGTAACGCGGTCATCGAAACGGGCGCCGACGGTGAACAGCAGGTCGGCCTCCTGGAGGGCAAGCACTGCGGGCACGGTACCGTGCATACCCGGCATACCGAGCATCTGCGGGTGCGAATCAGGGAATACACCGCGCGCCATCAGAGTGGTCACCACGGGCACTCCGGTGAGTTCCGCAAGCATCCGCAGCTCTGCCGATGCGCCGGCTCGGCCAACACCACCACCGGCGTAAATCACCGGTCGTTTCGCTGCCTTCAGCTCGGCGCACGCGGCAAGAATCTGCTTGCCGTGCGCTTTGACGATCGGCCGGTACCCGGGCAGATCCATCTGCACCGGCCAGGCAAAGTCGAACTCGTCCTGCTGCGCATCCTTGGTGATGTCTACCAGCACAGGGCCTGGCCGGCCGGTCGATGCAAGGTGGAAGGCACTGACGATCACCGTGGGGATGTCTTCGGCACGCTTCACGAGGAAGGAGTGTTTAGTCACCGGCATGGTGATACCAACGATGTCGGCTTCTTGGAATGCGTCGGTACCCATGAGCGATGAGAACACCTGACCGGTGATCGCAACCATCGGCACCGAGTCCATGTACGCATCCGCAATCGCAGTCACCAGGTTGGTTGCTCCCGGCCCCGAAGTAGCGATGCACACACCAACTCGGCCGCTGGCAGCTGCGTATCCCTCGGCTGCGTGCCCTGCGCCCTGCTCGTGCCGGACCAGGATGTGGTTCAGCTTGGTCGCATCCAAAATCGCGTCATATGCGGGTAGCACCGCGCCGCCCGGCAAACCGAACACATCGGTGACGCCGAGCAGCTCAAGCGTGCGAACCACCGAGGCAGCCCCGGTGATTCGTTCGGGCGCGGCGGCAGTGGTCATCGGCGAATTCCCCATTCGTCAGAATTCCTAAATCGTCCTAATAATCGTTGCGGTTATCGAGCCTCGCGCGGATGCAAAGCGCAAGTTAGCCGGTGATGGCACCCTCAGATGCAGAACGAACCAGCTTTGCGTACTTCGAAAGCACACCGCGGGTGTAGCGCGGTGGCAGCGGTTCCCAGCCTTCACGTCGGGCTGCCAGTTCGGCCTCGTCCACAAGAAGATCAATTGTGCGGGCCGCGATATCGACTCGAATTACGTCGCCGTCTCGAACGAATGCGATTGGTCCTGCATCCACGGCTTCGGGCGCGACGTGGCCGATACACAGGCCAGTTGTGCCGCCTGAGAATCGACCGTCCGTGAGCAATAGTACATCCTTGCCGAGGTCGGCTCCCTTGATCGCACCCGTGATCGCGAGCATCTCGCGCATACCCGGACCGCCCTTCGGGCCCTCATACCGGATGACGACGACATCACCGTGCTGGATCTTGCCCTCGGTGAGCGCATCCATCGCCTCGCGCTCACGCTCAAATACTCGCGCGGGCCCTTCGAATACATCCAGATCGAAACCGGCTGACTTCACCACCGCACCCTCGGGGGCGAGCGAGCCGTTGAGGATGGAGATACCACCCTTGTCGTGGATGGGGTTGTCGAGTGTGTGGATGACCTCGCCGTCCAGCGGCAGCGGCTGCAACTCTTCGAGGTTCTCGGCGACGGTCTTCCCGGTGCAAGTCAGTGCGTCACCGTGAATCATGCCCGCATCCAGGAGCGCTTTCATCACTACCGGCAGGCCACCGACGTGGTCGATATCGTGCATGACGTACTTACCGAATGGCTTCATGTCCGCCAGGTGTGGCACGCGATCGGCAATGCGGTTGAAGTCGTCCAGGGTGAGCTCAACCTCGGCCTCGCGAGCAATCGCGAGCAGGTGCAGTACCGCGTTGGTCGAGCCACCCATACACATCACTACCGCGATGGCGTTCTCAAACGCCTTCTTGGTGAGAATGTCGCGGGTGGTGATTCCCTTTCGCAGCATGTTGACGACCGCTTCACCGGACTTGTGCGCGTAGTAGTCGCGACGGCGGTCAGCGGATGCGGGTGCTGCGGATCCGGGGATCGACATGCCCAGCGCTTCGGCTACCGAAGCCATCGTGTTTGCGGTGTAGAAGCCACCGCAGGCTCCTTCGCCGGGGCAGATTGCCTCTTCGATGCGCTTGCGGTCTTCTTCGGACATGAGCCCGGCCTTGCAGGCACCGACCGCTTCGAACGCGTCGATGACAGTGACGTTCTCTTTTTCGGTGCCGTCGCTCAACCGCACGCGACCGGGGTAGATCGAGCCGGCGTAGAGGAACACGCTCGCCAAACCGAGGCGTGCCGCAGCCATGAGCATGCCCGGGAGCGACTTATCGCAGCCGGCGAGCAGTACCGAACCGTCCAGGCGTTCGGCCTCCATAACGACCTCAACGGAGTCGGCAATGACCTCGCGCGATACGAGCGAAAAGTGCATCCCCTCGTGCCCCATCGAAATACCGTCAGAAACCGAGACGGTACCGAATTGCAGCGGGTATCCGCCGCCGGCGTGAACACCCTCTTTGCACGCCTGTGCGAGGCGGTCGAGGCTCAGATTGCAGGGCGTAATTTCATTCCAGGAGCTGGCAATACCGATCTGCGGTTTGCTCCAATCATCGTCACCCATTCCCACAGCACGGAGCATGCCGCGCGAAGCCGTTGCTTCAAGCCCGTCAGTTACCGCACGTGATTTCGGTTTGATGTCGATGGATTGCTCACTCATATGCACATCCTACGCACTGCACGAATAAAGAACCAACGAGCAACTTACAAACTGTAAAGCGTTACCTCGAGTCTGTAATCAAAGTGTCGGCGCATTGGGATTCTGCTCCACGGGCTCCGGCTGGTCCGCAGCGTCCGGCGCGAGCCGGCGAGCAGCACGTTTCGCCTCGAGCTCTTCGGCCCGTTGGGCCCGGTTAATCTCGTCGATCAGCTCGTCACGGTGTAATGGCACGTCCTCGTAGTGACGCGAGCGATAGCCACCGCGAGCAAGCACCATCCCCGCTGCCGGCGTAGTAACAAATTGAAATATAACGATGGGAACGAGGAAGAGCACGGTGCCAACCTGCTGTTGCTGGAGTGCCAAGCCGATCAGCAACAACAGCAGCCCCATGGTTTGCGGCTTGGATTGGGCGTGCAAGCGGCTGAGCAGATCTGAGAATCGCAATAGTCCCAAGCCAGCCGTAAACGAAAGAAATGCGCCCAGTAGCACGAGCACACAGCTGATGATGTCGATGGTGAGATTACCGCTCATCTGCACCCTCCTTCGGATCGCCGGTGGCAATTGTGTGGGCCAGGTGCGGCTCCCCACCGTCTACCTCAACGCCGGAGACATGATCGTCGGCGGCCGTATCCGCATCGCTGAAGTCGCCCTGATCGCGCATACCCTCATCCGCATACACCGGTTCAGTGCTCGCATCCATGCCCGACGCCGTCGATTGCGCTGGATCAGCCTGCTCACCCAGTGTATTAACGGGACGCGAACGGGATACGAACCGAGCCACCGCCATCGTGCCAATCGATGCAGAGATCGCCAAGCCCAACACCAGCGGCAGCGTTGTGGTGTGTCCGCGAATGGTCATATCGGTAACGAGCGTGCACATGACCACGGTTGCAAGCGTGTCCGAGCCCACCACGCGGTCGACAATAGAGGGGCCACGCACAATACGAATGATGGACATCACGGATGCTGCCGCGAACATGATTCCGGCGACAATCAGCATCCACTGTGCGGCTGGACTCATTACAGCGCCCCCTCCCACTCGCGCTCGCGCTGCTCACGTTTCGCTTCCACAGCCGCTTCATACTCACGCTGTCGCCGCGTTGCTAATAGGGGCGGTTGATCGCGTTCTCGTCGCCACTGGTTGATCGCAGCAATATCACCTCGATTGCCGAGAGCGAGCACGACGCTGTCCTCAATCTCAAGTGATTTTGCACGCGCAATCAGCACCTTGTCGTCATTGTCGCCATCGAGCACGTGCAGGTAGAGGATGCTGCGCATTCGGTCTACCTCAACGACGACCGATCCCGGCACCAGCATGTTGATCTCGGCACACACGGTTAACAGCCAGTCGGAGTGGGTGCGCAACCGAACAGCGAGCACGGATGACTTCGGCACCGGTCGCGGTCGGATGGCAATCCATGCCATTTGCACGTTCGATTCGATCAACCACCACAGTGTTTTCAGGCCCAATACGAACAAATACCACAGGCTCAATCGGCCAGAGAGCAGCACAGGCGGCAAGTAGAACACGCGCACGACGAGCACGGACATCACGATGCCGGTAATCACCGTCAGCGGAGCCACCGATCGCCACAGCACAAGCCACAGCGCAATCAGCGCCAGCAGGAGTGGCAGCTGAGTAATCAGCGCAACGGGTTCGGGCTCGGAGTGGCGTGCCGAACTCGCATGTTGTTTCTTCAGCGGCGGGCGACGGTCATTTGTTGGACTCATGGCTTCTCCCCCGCAATCCCCTGAACCTGTTCGATGTACCGGTCCGGTTCGGTGAGGTTCGCGGCTGCCGAGTCTGCGTACTCGAACAGTGGCCCCGCAAACACGGTCATTGCGACGGTAGCCGCCACCATCAGGGTCGTGGCCCCGTTCATGATCCGAGTGTTATCACGCTGCTCAGAAACGATGTCATCCGGGCTTTCTTCCAGGTGATCGCTGAGCACCTGCTGGGATTCGTCGACTTCCTCTTGAGAACGCCAGAAGCCGAGGTTCCAGACACGGATGAGAGCATACAGCGTGAGCAGGCTGGTCGCTGCTCCCACGGCCATCCCAGTCCACACGAGTCCGCTCGGCGCGCCGAGCGCAGTGCCCTCAGCACCGGCGATGAACAGCCCCAATTTGCCGAGGAAGCCTGAGAACGGCGGTAGACCTCCGAGGTTCAACATGGGGATGAAGAACAGCACGGCCACATACGGGGCGCGTTTCAGCATGCCACCGAGGTGCGTGAGTGTTGCGGTACCGGCAACACGTTCGATCAGACCGGTCACGAGGAACAGTGTGGTCTGCACGAGGATGTGGTGAGCGATGTAGTAGACCGTGGCTGACCATCCGGCCTCAGTACCGATCGCGATGCCGAAGATCATGTACCCGATGTGGCTGACCAGGGTGAACGACAGCAGCCGTCGAATACCGGCCTGGGCGACGGCACCGAGAATCCCCACCAGCATCGTGCAGATTGCAATCACGAAAAGCAGCGTCGACAGATCGTGGGTAATGAACAGCAGCGATTCGGTGCGAAGGATCGCATACACGCCCACTTTCGTCAGCAATCCGGCGAACACTGCGGTTACCGGGGCGGGGGCGGATGGATACGAGTCAGGGAGCCAGAACGACAGTGGGAAGAGGGCGGCTTTAATACCGAATGCGATCAACAGCATGAAGTGCAGGATCAGCTGCGTGGCGTCTGGAAGCTGTGCGATTCGTACCGCGAGCTCAGCGAAGTTGACCGTACCTGTTGCCCCGAAGATGGCGGCGATTGCTGCCAGGAACAGCAGCGACGACACGAGCGACACCACGATATAGGTGATTCCCGCACGGATCCGGCTTACGGTACCCCCGAGGGTAATGAGCACGAAGCTGGCGACCAACAGAATCTCAAACCCGACGTAGAGGTTAAAGAGGTCGCCGGCGATGAAAGCGTTATAGACACCCGCCGCGAGCACGAGGTAGGTGGGATAGAAAATCGAGATTGGCGTCTCTTCGTCGCCGTCGGCCGCGCCCTGACCGATTGAGAACGCCATGACCGCGATCAACACCACGCTGGTAACGGTGACCATGAGCGCGGAGAGCCGGTCAACAACAAGCGATATGCCAAACGGCGCGGCCCAGCCACCGACTTGCACGACCAGCGTTTGGTCGCTGAAGTGCACTACAACCAGCAGCGCGACCGATACTGCGAGCGAGCAAAGCATCGTTAGGCTCGCCAGCGCAATCTGTAGTCGCTGGCGCCGAGCCCCCATCAGCGTAAGTGCGGCTCCCAAAAGCGGCACGAGCACCATGCATGGCACAAGCCAAGTCATGACCGCTCACCACCGTTCGACTCAGCAACGGGCTCGTCCGCACCCTCATCCGCGAACTCGGTATCACCGACTTCTTCCGGCTCGAAGACTTCATCATCGGCCTCC encodes:
- the mnhG gene encoding monovalent cation/H(+) antiporter subunit G → MSGNLTIDIISCVLVLLGAFLSFTAGLGLLRFSDLLSRLHAQSKPQTMGLLLLLIGLALQQQQVGTVLFLVPIVIFQFVTTPAAGMVLARGGYRSRHYEDVPLHRDELIDEINRAQRAEELEAKRAARRLAPDAADQPEPVEQNPNAPTL
- a CDS encoding acetolactate synthase large subunit, giving the protein MTTAAAPERITGAASVVRTLELLGVTDVFGLPGGAVLPAYDAILDATKLNHILVRHEQGAGHAAEGYAAASGRVGVCIATSGPGATNLVTAIADAYMDSVPMVAITGQVFSSLMGTDAFQEADIVGITMPVTKHSFLVKRAEDIPTVIVSAFHLASTGRPGPVLVDITKDAQQDEFDFAWPVQMDLPGYRPIVKAHGKQILAACAELKAAKRPVIYAGGGVGRAGASAELRMLAELTGVPVVTTLMARGVFPDSHPQMLGMPGMHGTVPAVLALQEADLLFTVGARFDDRVTGKADLFAPDARVVHIDIDPAEISKIRHADVPIVGDAKVVLTDIIDALREADEPKPEIDQWWQRLNKLRETFPRGYTQTDDGLLAPQYIIERLGALAPEDAVFATGVGQHQMWSAQFLPLNQPNSFLTSGGAGTMGYSVPAAMGAKVACPDREVWAIDGDGCFQMTNQELATCMVSDIPIKVAVINNSSLGMVRQWQTLFYDGRYSHTHLHTGHESRRIPDFVKLAEAYGAVGIRVTSPQEVDAAIQQAREINDRPVVIDFVVSADSMVWPMVPQGVSNSEVQYARDHSPAYEGE
- the ilvD gene encoding dihydroxy-acid dehydratase, yielding MSEQSIDIKPKSRAVTDGLEATASRGMLRAVGMGDDDWSKPQIGIASSWNEITPCNLSLDRLAQACKEGVHAGGGYPLQFGTVSVSDGISMGHEGMHFSLVSREVIADSVEVVMEAERLDGSVLLAGCDKSLPGMLMAAARLGLASVFLYAGSIYPGRVRLSDGTEKENVTVIDAFEAVGACKAGLMSEEDRKRIEEAICPGEGACGGFYTANTMASVAEALGMSIPGSAAPASADRRRDYYAHKSGEAVVNMLRKGITTRDILTKKAFENAIAVVMCMGGSTNAVLHLLAIAREAEVELTLDDFNRIADRVPHLADMKPFGKYVMHDIDHVGGLPVVMKALLDAGMIHGDALTCTGKTVAENLEELQPLPLDGEVIHTLDNPIHDKGGISILNGSLAPEGAVVKSAGFDLDVFEGPARVFEREREAMDALTEGKIQHGDVVVIRYEGPKGGPGMREMLAITGAIKGADLGKDVLLLTDGRFSGGTTGLCIGHVAPEAVDAGPIAFVRDGDVIRVDIAARTIDLLVDEAELAARREGWEPLPPRYTRGVLSKYAKLVRSASEGAITG
- a CDS encoding monovalent cation/H+ antiporter complex subunit F, encoding MSPAAQWMLIVAGIMFAAASVMSIIRIVRGPSIVDRVVGSDTLATVVMCTLVTDMTIRGHTTTLPLVLGLAISASIGTMAVARFVSRSRPVNTLGEQADPAQSTASGMDASTEPVYADEGMRDQGDFSDADTAADDHVSGVEVDGGEPHLAHTIATGDPKEGADER
- a CDS encoding Na+/H+ antiporter subunit E produces the protein MSPTNDRRPPLKKQHASSARHSEPEPVALITQLPLLLALIALWLVLWRSVAPLTVITGIVMSVLVVRVFYLPPVLLSGRLSLWYLFVLGLKTLWWLIESNVQMAWIAIRPRPVPKSSVLAVRLRTHSDWLLTVCAEINMLVPGSVVVEVDRMRSILYLHVLDGDNDDKVLIARAKSLEIEDSVVLALGNRGDIAAINQWRRERDQPPLLATRRQREYEAAVEAKREQREREWEGAL
- a CDS encoding metalloregulator ArsR/SmtB family transcription factor produces the protein MQDDELDRIFAALADPTRRMILSSLRARPATVTELVARSTLSQPAISKHLKVLEHAGLIRRERSGQRIHSALEPAPLLQALEFVSQFELNMSANHARLDSLLNRLNDDSDTSEGTR
- a CDS encoding Na+/H+ antiporter subunit D, with product MTWLVPCMVLVPLLGAALTLMGARRQRLQIALASLTMLCSLAVSVALLVVVHFSDQTLVVQVGGWAAPFGISLVVDRLSALMVTVTSVVLIAVMAFSIGQGAADGDEETPISIFYPTYLVLAAGVYNAFIAGDLFNLYVGFEILLVASFVLITLGGTVSRIRAGITYIVVSLVSSLLFLAAIAAIFGATGTVNFAELAVRIAQLPDATQLILHFMLLIAFGIKAALFPLSFWLPDSYPSAPAPVTAVFAGLLTKVGVYAILRTESLLFITHDLSTLLFVIAICTMLVGILGAVAQAGIRRLLSFTLVSHIGYMIFGIAIGTEAGWSATVYYIAHHILVQTTLFLVTGLIERVAGTATLTHLGGMLKRAPYVAVLFFIPMLNLGGLPPFSGFLGKLGLFIAGAEGTALGAPSGLVWTGMAVGAATSLLTLYALIRVWNLGFWRSQEEVDESQQVLSDHLEESPDDIVSEQRDNTRIMNGATTLMVAATVAMTVFAGPLFEYADSAAANLTEPDRYIEQVQGIAGEKP
- the ilvC gene encoding ketol-acid reductoisomerase, with protein sequence MAEIIYDNDADLSIIQGKKVAIVGYGSQGHAHAMNLRDSGVEVVIALREGSKSTAKAEEAGFKVLSNADAAEWADLIMILAPDQVQRTIYKNEIEPKLTPGKTLAFAHGFNIRFGYITAPEGVDVIMVAPKGPGHTVRREYEAGRGVPVIGAVEVDATGKAWETTWSYAKALGALRAGGIKTTFKEETETDLFGEQAVLCGGTSRLIQAGFETLVEAGYQPEIAYFEVLHELKLIVDLIWEGGISKQRWSISDTAEFGDYVSGPRVIDDHVKQNMKAVLDDIQSGAFAKRFIDDQDAGAPEFKKLREQGESHPIETTGRELRKLFAWRAQDEDYTEGSAAR
- a CDS encoding SRPBCC domain-containing protein, producing the protein METTFSKPTDTTIAYEREFNASVDRVWAAYTEPELVRQWLGYGEFITCEMDIRDGGSYLWVWRLDGGQELSIRGEVIEATPPTRLVADEYMDGVDSPTRSAIEFIERDGTTVMLGTMEFASAEIRDQAYATGMAEGMDWSFNRMADLLR
- the ilvN gene encoding acetolactate synthase small subunit, giving the protein MSRHILSLLVEDKPGLLTRVAGLFARRGFNIDSLAVGASEVPGLSRMTVVVSVDEFPLEQVTKQLNKLVNVIKIVELEPEQAVEREHVLVKVRVDKQTRSEVIEAVNLFRARVVDVAQDSLVIETTGDSGKVQALLNMLEPYGIRELVQSGLIAIGRGPRSITERVQR